In Aliamphritea ceti, a single window of DNA contains:
- a CDS encoding 2-dehydropantoate 2-reductase → MQWHILGAGAIGLLWAAKFQRTGFNTTLLLRNPAKLATYRGTFTIVESSIQESPTQKAQQSSQIAVPAQALDAPDCGLIHNLLITTKSYDSLSAFNSIRHRLADNARILLLHNGMGPQQAIAEQNPQLQVWAGSTTDGAYLNSAFELIRAGHGHTRIGRLNDPQDQSLSNQLISCEQALSHSPDIHATLWQKLAINCAINPLTAIYQCRNGELSSHAEYRAHMQIICHEVEQVASHLQTPLFDQPLIDQACLVAEQTANNYSSMYQDVIHQRRSEIETITGYLCQQAAKHKIPVPENQRLYEQIIRLQA, encoded by the coding sequence ATGCAGTGGCATATCCTCGGAGCCGGAGCAATCGGCCTGCTCTGGGCGGCAAAATTTCAGCGGACAGGGTTTAATACAACTCTGCTGTTACGTAACCCCGCTAAACTGGCTACATACAGGGGGACTTTCACAATTGTGGAAAGTTCGATTCAGGAAAGCCCGACTCAAAAAGCCCAGCAAAGTAGTCAGATCGCCGTACCTGCCCAAGCGCTTGATGCTCCTGACTGTGGATTAATCCACAACCTGCTCATTACCACTAAAAGCTATGATTCGCTTAGCGCTTTTAACAGCATCAGACACCGGCTCGCCGACAATGCCCGGATTCTGTTGTTACATAACGGCATGGGGCCTCAGCAAGCTATTGCTGAGCAAAACCCGCAGCTACAGGTATGGGCAGGCAGCACGACTGACGGCGCTTATCTGAACAGTGCTTTTGAACTGATCCGTGCTGGCCATGGCCATACACGGATTGGCAGACTGAACGATCCACAGGATCAGTCACTCAGTAACCAGCTAATCAGCTGCGAACAGGCACTAAGCCACAGCCCTGATATCCATGCGACTTTATGGCAGAAACTGGCCATAAACTGTGCAATTAATCCCCTGACTGCTATTTACCAGTGTCGCAACGGCGAACTCTCCAGCCATGCAGAGTACCGCGCGCATATGCAGATTATCTGCCACGAAGTAGAACAGGTTGCCAGCCACTTACAAACTCCTTTGTTTGATCAGCCACTGATCGACCAGGCATGCTTAGTCGCTGAACAAACTGCCAACAACTATTCATCCATGTATCAGGATGTTATTCACCAGCGCCGCAGCGAAATTGAGACCATTACCGGCTACCTCTGCCAGCAGGCAGCTAAACACAAGATTCCTGTCCCGGAAAACCAGCGTCTTTACGAACAGATTATCCGGCTACAGGCGTAA
- a CDS encoding YajQ family cyclic di-GMP-binding protein, producing MPSFDIVSELDMHEVNNAVDQANREVTTRFDFKGINAKFELADEMITMHADVDFQLQQMAQILRDKLVKRGIDVKSLEEKDVEVTNMKARQQVILKQGLDQPMCKKIIKQIKDAKLKVQTQVQGEQVRVTGKKRDDLQTVISFLREADLELPLQFNNFRD from the coding sequence ATGCCATCATTTGATATTGTTTCTGAACTGGATATGCACGAAGTAAATAACGCGGTTGATCAGGCTAACCGTGAAGTAACCACCCGGTTTGATTTTAAAGGTATTAATGCGAAGTTTGAGCTGGCTGATGAGATGATCACCATGCATGCTGATGTGGATTTCCAGCTGCAGCAAATGGCTCAGATTCTGCGTGACAAGCTGGTTAAGCGCGGTATCGACGTTAAAAGTCTGGAAGAAAAAGACGTTGAAGTAACAAACATGAAAGCCCGCCAGCAGGTGATTTTGAAGCAGGGGCTGGATCAGCCAATGTGCAAAAAGATCATCAAGCAGATTAAAGATGCCAAGCTCAAAGTACAGACTCAGGTACAGGGCGAGCAGGTAAGGGTAACCGGTAAGAAGCGTGATGATCTGCAAACCGTTATATCTTTTCTGCGCGAAGCCGATTTAGAACTGCCGTTGCAGTTTAATAATTTCCGCGATTAA